DNA sequence from the Caulobacter segnis genome:
TTGGGGGTAATGCTTCCGCCGCCCCGAACGACGCCGTAGATTCCGGTCTCCTGGGCCTTGGTCGCCGTGGCGGCCCCCACCGTCGGGATCGCGGCAAGAAGGACCAGCATCAGGCCATGGGTCATTCGCGTCATCGTCTAGCGCCTCATCGTAAGGTCGCCGGCCCACATCGGTCGGCGTCGAGGCTTGTCATGCGGGACGAAGATGGAGGGGCGAGGCGGAATTGATGGAGGAACGCCCGCGCCGCCTCCACGCGCCCTCCATCGATCGCCCGGGCATACGCGCGCGCTAGGGACGGCCAGCGGATGGCTTCAGCAGGGGGAGCCAGGCGCTGAAATGGGCGCCGGACCGGTCGGTGCGGTTGCGCGCGGTAATGCGACCGCCGTGCGCTTCGGCCAGCTTGGCGGCCAGCGCCAGGCCAAGCCCGCTGCCAGGGCGTCCCTGGCGCTTGTCGGCGCTGCCCCGCCAGAACGGCATGAACAGCTGGCTTTCCTCGTCGGTGGCGAAACCCTCGCCCTCGTCGAGCACGTCGACGACCATGAAGCTTCCCTTGCCCCTCATGGCGATCGTCACCGTGCTGCCGGGTGGCGCGTGCTTGATGGCGTTGGTCAGCAGGTTCATGAAGATCTGGGTCAGGCGGACGGGGTCGCCGGACATCCGCCCGGACGCGAACACGCCGTGCAGGGTGACGTCGGCCTGCCGCGCCGAGGCTTGCAGGTCGGTGATCGTGGCGCGCAGGACTTCGTCGATCTGGATCCTGCGGTGGTCCAGGCCCAGCTCGCCGGCGTCGGCGTGCGAGAGCGTCCGAAGGTCCTCGACCAGCCGCGACAGGTGGCCGACCTGGCGCAGCAGCCGATCCGCCTCGCCCGTCGCCGGGTCGATCACGCCGTCGGTCAGGCCATGCAGCCGGCCCTTGAGAATGGTCAGCGGCGTGCGCAGTTCGTGGGCGATGCCCGCGGTCAGGACGGTGCGCTCCCGCTCGTAGAACTCGATCTCGGCGGCCATCCGGTTGAAGCTGTCGATCAGCGCGCCGACCTCGCCCGATGTCCTGCCCTTCTCGACGCGCACGGAACGGTCGCCCGCCGAGACCTGCGCCGCGGCCTGCGCCACCGCGGTGATCGGCCGGCTTATCCGCCGCGCCAGCACCACGGCCACGCTTCCGCCCGCGCCGATGGAGATCACGGCGATGATGGCCATGAAGCGCAGGTCGCTGATCCCCATGCTGGTCGAGCCATACTTGTCGTAGAGCTCGAAGAACCGGTCGCTGCCGCGCTGGTTGGTGGCCAGCAGATGCTGGATTTCCGTCCGCACCTTGGGCGGCATGCGCCAGGAGGCGTCGTAGACCTGGTAGTAGGTCGCCGCGTAATAGGCCGCCAGGCCCACGGCCATGGTGATCAGCGTGGTCAGCCCGGCGAGCATGAGCAGCTGGCTGACGATGCGTCGGGTCATTCTGACCATAGCCTGTATCCCACGCCCCGCACGGGCTCGATCATTCTGGCGCAGCCTGCCGCGGCGAGCTTCTGGCGAAGCTTGGAAAGGTGACTG
Encoded proteins:
- a CDS encoding sensor histidine kinase, whose translation is MTRRIVSQLLMLAGLTTLITMAVGLAAYYAATYYQVYDASWRMPPKVRTEIQHLLATNQRGSDRFFELYDKYGSTSMGISDLRFMAIIAVISIGAGGSVAVVLARRISRPITAVAQAAAQVSAGDRSVRVEKGRTSGEVGALIDSFNRMAAEIEFYERERTVLTAGIAHELRTPLTILKGRLHGLTDGVIDPATGEADRLLRQVGHLSRLVEDLRTLSHADAGELGLDHRRIQIDEVLRATITDLQASARQADVTLHGVFASGRMSGDPVRLTQIFMNLLTNAIKHAPPGSTVTIAMRGKGSFMVVDVLDEGEGFATDEESQLFMPFWRGSADKRQGRPGSGLGLALAAKLAEAHGGRITARNRTDRSGAHFSAWLPLLKPSAGRP